The genomic interval AAGGCGTAGTCGATCAGGTTGGCGTCCTCGACCATGAAGCGCTCGGGCAGGAAGGCCTCGGTGAATCGGATGCTGTTGGAACCGGAAGAGTTGAGGCCGATCATATGGCCCCAGTCGTCGAGGATCTCGTACGATCCCTCGGGCGCCAGGTAGAGACCGATCCGGGGATTGCCTTCGGCATCGAGGCCGGGGAGGCGCGCCTGACCGAGGAAGTAGGTGGAATACGGAATGCCCGAGCAGTAGTTGACGACCCCGTCGAGCTGGTAGCCGCCCTCGACCGGCGTGGCTTTCACTGTCGGAGCGTACATTGAAGCTGCACGGAAATCACCACTGTTGTACACCTCGGCATGGATCGCTGCCGGGAACCAGTTCGCGACCATCAGCGCGTGGTTCGCCGAGAGGCAGAAGCACCACGCGGTCCCGACATCCGCCCGGGCGATCTCGATGACGACCTTGAAGAACGTCGCGGGCGCGACCTCCAGGCCGCCGTGCGCCCTCGGGATGTACATCCGGTAGAGCCCGAGCTCCAGAAAGCGCTCGTGGATCGCCGGGTGGATGTGCGTGATCTGCTGCGCCTCTACGGCGCGCTCGCGGATCTCATCCGCCATGTCCCGCACCGCGGCGAGCAGCCGCTCCTCGAGCTGCTGGGCATCCTCGGTCAGCAGCTCCGCGTATCGGCTCTCGGTCATCGTGGTCCTCTCGTCATTGAAAAGAGGCGGTCGCACGGCGTGCGACCGCCACGCTGCGATCATACAATACTAGTTTCGATAACTATAACAATTTTCCGGAGCGACGCCCTCCCAGAGAATCGTCGGCTCCGGTACTCGCGGAGCCCCTCCTCGCTCAGGTGACATTCCAGCCGCGATCCACGTAGAGGTTGACGGCGGATACACCCGTATTCCGCAACAGGAACTGCGTGGCGCCCACGACATCCTCCATCGTCGCCAGTTCGCCGCCCGGCGTCCGGTTCTTGTACTGATCCAGCACAGCCTCCGGCTTGCCCGCCCAGAACGGACTGTCGCCGATGATCCCTGGATGCAGGGCGTTCACCCGGATCGGAGCGAGTTCGAGGGCAAGGGTGTTCGTCAACCCGACGACACCGCCATTGATCGACGAGACCGTCGTCGATCCGGGGTAGGGCAGATCCTTCGCCCGGCCGCCGAAGAGCACAACGCCCGTCTCCACGGAACTCGCCATCTTCGGCAGCAGCGCGTGCACCGTCTCCGCATAGCCGACGAGCTTGAGCGTGACCAGCCGTCGAGCGCGCGCGATGTCGTAGTCGCGGATCGTATTCGCGTCACGCTCGATCGCCGCGAGCACCAGGCCGTCGACGCGTTCGATCGACGCGAGCTGCGCGGCGATTTGCTCCGGCTCCGAGATATCCAGGGCGATCCCATCCGCCTCCGGTCCGAGTTCGGCTGCTCTGGCCCGGGCGCGCTCGGCATCACGCCCGGTGATCACGACGCGGTCGCCCCGCTCGATGCTGTCCCGGGCGATCTCCAGGCCGATCCCAGAGGTCCCCCCGACGACGACGATAGTCTTCTTGCTCACATTTCTCCTTCGGTGTGGCGTCCGACCGACCTGGGGATCGGCTCAATTTCGATCGACCCCCCGGAAGTCCGACTGGACAACTTCGTTCAGTACTGCTTAACTCAGGAGTCAAGTCGACCCGAGCAAGAATGTCAACTTCGCCGTCCCGGATGCGGGCGCTGCTCGCGACGTCACCAGCAAATCAAGGAGGATATGCCCATGACCGACCACGCCCTGCCTCAGGACGGGCAGCCCATCGTGTTCCGCAACGGGATCGTGCTGACCATGGACGAGTCCCACACGGTGCTGCGGGACGCCGACGTGCTCGTCATCGACGGCAAGATCGCCGCCGTGGGCCCGGACCTCGACGCCCCGAGCAACGCGTTCGAGATCGACGCGGCTGGCGGCATCGTGATGCCGGGCATGATCGACACGCACCGCCACATGTGGCAGACCGCGATGCGCGGCTACGGCGCCGACTGGACGCTGTCGCAGTACTTCGTCTGGTACTACCTCGAGCACGGCATGAAGTTCCGCCCCGAGGACATCGCCGCCGGCAACCTCATCTCTGCGCTCGACGCGATCGAGGGCGGCGTCACCACGAGCGTCGACTGGTCGCACGGGCTGAGCACGCCGGCACACGGCGAGGCCGCCGTAGAGGTCCTCGCGACCTCGCCGGGGCGCTTCGTCTTCGCCTACGGCAATATCCACGCCGCGCCCTGGGAGTGGACTCAGGACCCCGCGGTACGCCGAGTGATCGCGGAGGCCCGCGACGATTCGCGGATCTTCGCGACGCAGCTCGCCTTCGATGTGCCCGGCGACGACGGCTTCCCCGAGGCCGCCGCATTCGCGACCGCCCGCGAGCTCGAGATCCCCGTCACGACGCACGCCGGCGTCTGGGGAGCCACCGGCGACAAAGGCATCGACATGATGTACCAGCACGGCGTGATGCAGCCTGGCTACACCTACGTGCACGCTGCCACGCTCAGCGACGAGTCCTACCAGAAGATCGCTGCGACGGGCGGCACCGTCTCCCTCTCCACGGAGAGCGAGCAGACGTGCGGCCAGGGATACCCGCCGGCCAGCGCGCTGCGCAAGCACGGAATCCCGGCATCGCTGTCGATCGACACGAGCGTCTGGTTCAGCTCCGACATGTTCTCCGCCATGCGCTCCACAATCGGCGCCGATCGCTCCCTCGAGCATTACATCGCGCACCAGACGAACGACACCGTCACGCATGCCACGCTACGCGTCGAGGACGTCGTCGATTGGACGACGCGCGGCGGCGCCCGCGCGATCGGCAAGCTCGACGAGGTCGGCAGTCTCGAGGTCGGCAAGCTCGCCGATGTTGTCCTCATCAAGAACGAGGACTCGCCGACGATGACGCCGATCCTGAATCCCTACGGCCATGTCGTCTATCAGGCGGGACGGGGCGATGTGCACACCGTGCTCGTCGGCGGAGCACCGGTTAAGTTCGACAGCAAACTCGTCGACCGCACGCGCGTTCCCGCGGCGCGGACGCAGCTGGAGAACACTATCGAATTCCTCCGGGGTTCGCTCGGCGAGGAGACCTGGCGGGCCGGGATGTATCCCGAGATTCCCGAGACCGAAATTCTCAGCAACCCCTACCAATACCGCAAGCACTGACCGTTCGTCCGGCGCTCCGAGGAGGCCCGTCTTGATGCCGTCGCCCGCGCGCTTCGCCGTGGTCGGCGGCGGCATCATCGGCGTGGCGACCGCCCGAGAACTCACCCGTCGATTCCCCGGGGCCGAGGTCACGGTCTTCGAGAAGGAGCCGGAGCTCGCGCGGCACCAGACCGGCCACAACTCCGGCGTGGTGCACGCGGGCCTCTACTACCAGCCGGGCAGCCTGAAGGCGCGGCTGTGCCGCCGCGGCGCGGCGCTGCTCGCCGAGTTCGCCGCCGAGCACGCGGTGCCGTTCGAACGCTGCGGCAAGGTCGTCGTCGCGCTCGATCCCGAGGAGCTCCCGCGGCTGCGCGACATCCACGCGCGGGCCCGGGCGAACGGCGTCCCCGGAGTGTCGCTCGTCGGGCCCGCGGGACTCGGCGCGCTCGAACCGCAGGCCGTGGGCCTCGAGGCGCTGCACTCGCCCGCGACCGCCATCATCGACTACCCGCGGCTCACCGAGCGCCTCGCGGCGGATCTGCGCGGCCGGGGCGGCGCCGTCCGCCTGGGCGCCGAGGTCGTCTCGATCGCTCAGCGCGCGGAGGGCGTGCGGATCTCGACGCCGAGGAGCAGCGAGGTCTTCGACGCGGCGATCGTCTGCGCCGGGCTCCAGTCGGATCGCCTCGGGCGACTCGCCGGCGGCGCCCGGTCCCCCGCGATCATCCCCTTCTTCGGGCAGTACCTGCGGCTCGGAGACGAGTTCCGCACGGTCACCCGCGGGCTCGTGTACCCGGTGCCCGACCCGCGGTACCCGTTCCTCGGCGTCCACCTCACCAAGCGGGTCGGCGGCGAGATGACGATCGGCCCGAACGCCTTCCTCTCGCCCGCCCGCGAGCGCTACACGGGCGTCGGGGCGGACGCCCGCGACGTCCGGGAGGTGCTCCGCGAACCGGGATTCTGGCGCTTCGCCGGCCGCAACCTCCCCGCGGCGGTCTCCGAGGGCCTGGGCGTGCTCTCGAGCCGGCGCCTCGTGCGGCGGGCCGCGCGCTACGTCCCCGCGATCGCCGACGCGCCGGTGACGAGCCTCCCCCGCGGCGTGCGCGCCCAGGCCGTCGCCCGCGACGGGACCCTGGTCGACGACTTCGTGATCGAGCACCGCGGAGCGGTCGCGCTGCTGCGCAACGCCCCCTCGCCCGGGGCGACCGCCTCGCTGGCCATCGCCGAGCACCTCGTGCAGGACATCATCGACGCGCGGGGACTGCCGGCGGCCCCGTAGAATCGAGCACGTGCTGCTCTCAGATCGCGACATCAAGGCCGAGTTCGAGTCCGGGCGCATCGGGCTCGCCCCGAGCGAACCGTCGATGGTGCAGCCCTCGAGCGTCGACGTACGGCTCGACCGCTACTTCCGGCTGTTCGACAACCACAAGTACGCCGTGATCGACCCCGCCGAGGAGCAGCCGGAGCTCACCCGCCTCATCGAGGTCGATCCGGCCGAGGGCTTCATCCTCCATCCCGGGGAGTTCGTGCTCGGTTCGACCTTCGAGCAGGTCTCGCTGCCCGACGACATCGCGGCGCGGCTCGAGGGGAAGAGCTCGCTCGGCCGTCTCGGGCTCCTCACGCACTCGACGGCCGGCTTCATCGATCCGGGATTCGAGGGCCACGTCACCCTCGAGCTCTCGAACGTGGCGACGCTGCCGATCCGCCTGTGGCCCGGGATGAAGATCGGCCAGCTCTGCTTCTTCCGGCTCTCCTCAGCCGCCGAGCGGCCCTACGGCTCGGGCGCGACGTACTCGCGCTATCTCGGGCAGCGGGGGCCGACGGCATCCCGTTCGCACCTCAACTTCCATCGCGCCGACGTCACGGCGACCGACGCGGGCGCGCCCGGACGCTGAGCGCCCGGGCGTCCCGGGGCGCCCCGGCGCTCGGCGCCGCCGACCATCCGATAGACTCGGCCTTCCACGTCACATCAGACGCCCCAGTAACGGGCGCCGTCCCGCATCATCCCGCGGTGACCGCGTCTGCCGCCTGATCGCGCAACGCCGCGACGATTCGACGACACTCACCGTGAGGGAACCGTACATGCAGTCTGACCCGTCATCCGCCGTGCCCCCGATCCCGGAGGCCGAGATCTTCGCCGAGCACGAGGGCGGCAAGCTCTCCGTCGCGCTCGCACGCCCCCTGGAGACCACCAGGGACCTCTCCATCGCGTACACCCCCGGCGTCGCCCAGGTGAGCCGCGCGATCGCCGCCGACCCCGCGGTCGCCGCCAGCCACACCTGGGCCTCCCGCCTCGTCGCCGTGGTCTCCGACGGCACCGCGGTGCTCGGGCTCGGCGACATCGGCGCCGCCGCCTCGCTGCCCGTCATGGAGGGCAAGAGCGCGCTCTTCCAGCGCTTCGGCGGCCTGAACTCGATCCCGATCGTGCTCGACACGACCGATGTCGACGAGATCGTCGAGACCCTCGTCCGCATCGCCCCGAGCTTCGGCGCCGTGAACCTCGAGGACGTCGCGGCCCCCCGCTGCTTCGAACTCGAGGCGCGACTCATCGAGGCGCTCGACATGCCGGTGATGCACGACGACCAGCACGGCACCGCCGTCGTGGCGCTCGCCGCGCTGCTCGGCGCGTCGCGCGTGGTCGGCAAGGAGCTGGCCGGCCTCCGCGTCGTCATCTCGGGCGCGGGCGCCGCCGGCATCGCCGTCGCGAAGATGCTCCTCGACGCCGGCATCGAGGACATCGTCCTGCTCGATTCGCGCGGCGTGCTCCTCCCCGGCCGCGCGGGCGTCGACGGCGTCAAGGCGGAGCTCGCGGCGCGCAGCAATCCGCGCGGCGTCTCCGGAGGCACGGCGGAGGCGCTCGCCGGCGCCGACGTCTTCATCGGCGTCTCGTCCTCCACCGTGCCCGAGGCGCACCTCGCCGGCATGGCCGAGGACGCCATCGTCTTCGCCCTGTCGAACCCGGATCCGGAGGTCCGGCCCGAGGTCGCGGCGCGCCACGCGGCCGTCGTCGCGACGGGCCGCAGCGATTTCCCCAACCAGATCAACAACGTGCTCGCCTTCCCCGGCATCTTCCGCGGGGCGCTCGACGCGGGCGCGAAGCGCATCACGTCCGCGATGAAGCTCGCGGCCGCGCAGGCGATCGCCGCGCTGGTGGGCGACGAGCTCGCGGCCGACCGCATCGTGCCGAGCCCGCTCGATCCCCGCGTCGCGGACGCGGTCGCGGCCGCCGTCGCCCGGGCAGCGACCGAGCCCGCCGCGACCGGACCGGCCGCGGAGCCGGAGCCGGAGCCCGAGCCGGATTCGGCGCCGGCCGCCCTCGCGGGCGCGTAGCGCCGTCCCGCGGGACGCCCGGGCGCCCCTGCCCCCGGGGCGCCCGGGTCCCTATCTCCGGGGCGCCCGGGCGTCGCGCTCGGCCTGCCGGGCGAGCATCGCGTTGTAGGCCCGCAGCTCCGCGTCGTCCGATCGGTCGGCGGCGCGGTCCTTGCGCCGCTGCTCCTTCGCATCGCTCCGCGACCACTGCACGGC from Leucobacter allii carries:
- a CDS encoding acyl-CoA dehydrogenase family protein; translated protein: MTESRYAELLTEDAQQLEERLLAAVRDMADEIRERAVEAQQITHIHPAIHERFLELGLYRMYIPRAHGGLEVAPATFFKVVIEIARADVGTAWCFCLSANHALMVANWFPAAIHAEVYNSGDFRAASMYAPTVKATPVEGGYQLDGVVNYCSGIPYSTYFLGQARLPGLDAEGNPRIGLYLAPEGSYEILDDWGHMIGLNSSGSNSIRFTEAFLPERFMVEDANLIDYAFDADSPGYQAYGNSMYSARHNSSFALALGAICVGGAKGALDEYRHAMDTRRITVPPFSPRTEDPDFQRYYGGAIVKIATGEAALLHALDEWLVATEKNVSGEQSFTIAIDNLLGGIGREIMLQMWEVVEKDLYRTIGASASKKGERFELVFRDMAQAAGHRNPQLRDVAFRQIAQDALQGA
- a CDS encoding SDR family NAD(P)-dependent oxidoreductase, with translation MSKKTIVVVGGTSGIGLEIARDSIERGDRVVITGRDAERARARAAELGPEADGIALDISEPEQIAAQLASIERVDGLVLAAIERDANTIRDYDIARARRLVTLKLVGYAETVHALLPKMASSVETGVVLFGGRAKDLPYPGSTTVSSINGGVVGLTNTLALELAPIRVNALHPGIIGDSPFWAGKPEAVLDQYKNRTPGGELATMEDVVGATQFLLRNTGVSAVNLYVDRGWNVT
- a CDS encoding amidohydrolase family protein, translating into MTDHALPQDGQPIVFRNGIVLTMDESHTVLRDADVLVIDGKIAAVGPDLDAPSNAFEIDAAGGIVMPGMIDTHRHMWQTAMRGYGADWTLSQYFVWYYLEHGMKFRPEDIAAGNLISALDAIEGGVTTSVDWSHGLSTPAHGEAAVEVLATSPGRFVFAYGNIHAAPWEWTQDPAVRRVIAEARDDSRIFATQLAFDVPGDDGFPEAAAFATARELEIPVTTHAGVWGATGDKGIDMMYQHGVMQPGYTYVHAATLSDESYQKIAATGGTVSLSTESEQTCGQGYPPASALRKHGIPASLSIDTSVWFSSDMFSAMRSTIGADRSLEHYIAHQTNDTVTHATLRVEDVVDWTTRGGARAIGKLDEVGSLEVGKLADVVLIKNEDSPTMTPILNPYGHVVYQAGRGDVHTVLVGGAPVKFDSKLVDRTRVPAARTQLENTIEFLRGSLGEETWRAGMYPEIPETEILSNPYQYRKH
- the lhgO gene encoding L-2-hydroxyglutarate oxidase is translated as MPSPARFAVVGGGIIGVATARELTRRFPGAEVTVFEKEPELARHQTGHNSGVVHAGLYYQPGSLKARLCRRGAALLAEFAAEHAVPFERCGKVVVALDPEELPRLRDIHARARANGVPGVSLVGPAGLGALEPQAVGLEALHSPATAIIDYPRLTERLAADLRGRGGAVRLGAEVVSIAQRAEGVRISTPRSSEVFDAAIVCAGLQSDRLGRLAGGARSPAIIPFFGQYLRLGDEFRTVTRGLVYPVPDPRYPFLGVHLTKRVGGEMTIGPNAFLSPARERYTGVGADARDVREVLREPGFWRFAGRNLPAAVSEGLGVLSSRRLVRRAARYVPAIADAPVTSLPRGVRAQAVARDGTLVDDFVIEHRGAVALLRNAPSPGATASLAIAEHLVQDIIDARGLPAAP
- the dcd gene encoding dCTP deaminase, whose translation is MLLSDRDIKAEFESGRIGLAPSEPSMVQPSSVDVRLDRYFRLFDNHKYAVIDPAEEQPELTRLIEVDPAEGFILHPGEFVLGSTFEQVSLPDDIAARLEGKSSLGRLGLLTHSTAGFIDPGFEGHVTLELSNVATLPIRLWPGMKIGQLCFFRLSSAAERPYGSGATYSRYLGQRGPTASRSHLNFHRADVTATDAGAPGR
- a CDS encoding NAD(P)-dependent malic enzyme, translated to MQSDPSSAVPPIPEAEIFAEHEGGKLSVALARPLETTRDLSIAYTPGVAQVSRAIAADPAVAASHTWASRLVAVVSDGTAVLGLGDIGAAASLPVMEGKSALFQRFGGLNSIPIVLDTTDVDEIVETLVRIAPSFGAVNLEDVAAPRCFELEARLIEALDMPVMHDDQHGTAVVALAALLGASRVVGKELAGLRVVISGAGAAGIAVAKMLLDAGIEDIVLLDSRGVLLPGRAGVDGVKAELAARSNPRGVSGGTAEALAGADVFIGVSSSTVPEAHLAGMAEDAIVFALSNPDPEVRPEVAARHAAVVATGRSDFPNQINNVLAFPGIFRGALDAGAKRITSAMKLAAAQAIAALVGDELAADRIVPSPLDPRVADAVAAAVARAATEPAATGPAAEPEPEPEPDSAPAALAGA